A region of the Palaeococcus ferrophilus DSM 13482 genome:
CACTTGTCCGTCCTGAAAACGTAGAAATCAGGAACCACCGAGGTCCACGGCTTCATTGAGAGGCACACGACCTTTACCTCGCTTGCACCGGCCTTCTTGACCTCATCAATGACCACCTCGAGCGTCTTGCCAGTGTCGCTCACGTCGTCCACTATCGCCACCTTCTTGCCCTCTAGCGAACCGTGAAGGGGTATCCTTATCTCGGGCTTCTCCCTTCTCTCCCCTATATCGCGGTAGAACTTGACGTCCGTGACCTTGAGCTCCACATCGCCGAGGATGTGGCTGAGCCTCACAGCCGGAATAAGTCCTCCTCTCGCGATTCCGACTATCACGTCGGGCATGAAATTCTTTCTAAGCTCGTCGGCGAGCGCGAATATCGCCCTGTCAATCTGCCACCAGGTAAGGTAAACCTTGTCCATATCAGCACCTCCGAATAGCGGGAGTTTGAGCTCCAAAACTTAAGACTTTTGTGATTGGAAATGGTTGAAAAGTAATGCTTAAAAAGCCTACGTTGACATGGGCATGTCAATTGCCTATCCCTCGAGGTTCTCGAGGATTCTCCTCCCCTTGGGGCTGAGGCGGTAGTATATCCTCCGGCCCTTTCTCCTGCTTTCCTCGATGAGACCCAGGGATTCCAGCTCCCTGATGTGCTGGTAGACTGCCTGGTACTTCATGGGTTTCTCCAGTCTCTCCCATATCTCGTAGCCGTAGGCCTCGCCTTCTCCAAGGATGCGGAGTATCTCGAGTTTTGTTCCGCTTATCATCGAGCGCTCCCTCTCCTCCTGGAAGCTCTTCAGGCCGGACCCCGTAACCAGGAGGACTATCCGGTCGTCCCTCTCGAAGTAGCCTCCCTCGCTGAGCTTCATGAGGGCGGGAACCACGACGGCGGAGGCGTACTCACCGAACACCCCCTCGCGGGCCAGCTTCTTCTCCCCAACGTCGAGCTCCTCCTCTCGCACGACCACCGCCTTTCCACCGCTCTCCCGAACGGCCTCGACGGCTTCCTCGAGGAAGGGCGGTTCCCTAACGTAGAGGGCCAGTGCCTTGGTGAACTCCCTTTTAGACTTTCCTCCTTCAAGGACGGCCGCTATGGGGGAGCACTTCTCCGTCTGAACTGCTATGAGCTCGGGAACCTCCTCCACAAGCCCGAGGGTCTGGAGCTCTTTGAAGCCCTTGTAGAGGGAGTAGAGGAGTGTTCCGCTTCCCGTGGGAACCAGAACGTGGGTAGGGTTTAACTCCTCCCACAGCTCGAATGCAAGTGTTTTCTGCCCCTCAATCCCAACGGCGTTGTTGGCGGGCGTTACATCGTAGAGGCCGTTTAGCCGGGAGAGCTCGGAGGCGTAGGGGATGGCATCGTCCACGCTGTCTCCATAGCGTATTATCCTGGCCCCGAAGGCTATCATCTGAATGAGCTTTCCCCTATCAACCTTGTGCGGTATGACCACGAAAGCCTCCTTCTCGGCTCTGGCGGCATAGGCTGCCAGGGAAGCGCCCCCGTTGCCGTCGCTCGCTATTATGAAACCGTTCTCCGCATAAGT
Encoded here:
- a CDS encoding phosphoribosyltransferase translates to MDKVYLTWWQIDRAIFALADELRKNFMPDVIVGIARGGLIPAVRLSHILGDVELKVTDVKFYRDIGERREKPEIRIPLHGSLEGKKVAIVDDVSDTGKTLEVVIDEVKKAGASEVKVVCLSMKPWTSVVPDFYVFRTDKWVVFPWEEFPVVVRE
- a CDS encoding pyridoxal-phosphate dependent enzyme; translation: MKAVCPLCGREYEGIIPPKCECGGRPRFTYDYSRVNPRAWKRRKPGVWRYKELLPPAKKIISLNEGGTPLFKAKLGEELSLNVHIKDETRNPTGSFRDRLASVAVSYGLTYAENGFIIASDGNGGASLAAYAARAEKEAFVVIPHKVDRGKLIQMIAFGARIIRYGDSVDDAIPYASELSRLNGLYDVTPANNAVGIEGQKTLAFELWEELNPTHVLVPTGSGTLLYSLYKGFKELQTLGLVEEVPELIAVQTEKCSPIAAVLEGGKSKREFTKALALYVREPPFLEEAVEAVRESGGKAVVVREEELDVGEKKLAREGVFGEYASAVVVPALMKLSEGGYFERDDRIVLLVTGSGLKSFQEERERSMISGTKLEILRILGEGEAYGYEIWERLEKPMKYQAVYQHIRELESLGLIEESRRKGRRIYYRLSPKGRRILENLEG